One window from the genome of Actinoplanes teichomyceticus ATCC 31121 encodes:
- a CDS encoding amino acid deaminase/aldolase, with translation MLTDRDALRRRLEKATGHLETPIAVVDLAAFDDNADRLTALAAGKPIRVASKSVRCRALLERVLARPGWRGVMAYTLAEAIWLVRRGVTDDVLVAYPTADRAALRELTGDQRLAAAISIMVDHPSQLDLVDRSAPGARPDVRLCLDLDASWRPAGALHVGVRRSPVHSAAQAGSLARRIAARPGFRLVAMMSYEAHIAGVGDAPPGRALRARAIRLMQSRAWAELLERRAAAVRAVREHAELEYVNGGGTGSVAATGADPSVTEVTAGSGLYGPTLFDAYRSWRPTPAAFFALSVVRRPAPRIATVLGGGWIASGPAEASRLPTPYLPEGLSFKGDEGPGEVQTPLRGAAADRLRPGDRVWFRHAKAGELCEHVNELQLIDGETAAPAPTYRGEGHAFLG, from the coding sequence GTGCTCACCGACCGCGACGCGCTACGCCGGCGACTCGAGAAGGCCACCGGTCACCTGGAGACTCCGATCGCGGTGGTCGATCTGGCCGCGTTCGACGACAACGCGGACCGGCTGACCGCCCTGGCGGCCGGGAAACCGATCCGGGTGGCCAGCAAATCGGTGCGCTGCCGGGCCCTGCTGGAGCGGGTGCTGGCCCGGCCGGGATGGCGCGGCGTGATGGCGTACACCCTGGCCGAGGCGATCTGGCTGGTGCGCCGCGGGGTGACCGACGACGTGCTGGTGGCGTACCCGACCGCGGACCGCGCCGCGCTGCGCGAGCTGACCGGCGACCAGCGGCTGGCCGCCGCCATCTCGATCATGGTGGACCACCCGTCCCAGCTGGATCTGGTCGACCGATCGGCGCCGGGCGCCCGGCCGGACGTCCGGCTCTGTCTCGATCTCGACGCGTCGTGGAGGCCCGCCGGAGCGCTGCACGTCGGGGTCCGCCGCTCCCCGGTGCACTCCGCCGCCCAGGCCGGGTCGCTGGCCCGCCGGATCGCCGCGCGGCCGGGGTTCCGGCTGGTCGCGATGATGTCGTACGAGGCACACATCGCCGGCGTGGGCGACGCCCCGCCGGGCCGGGCCCTGCGCGCCCGCGCCATCCGGCTGATGCAGAGCCGCGCGTGGGCGGAGCTGCTGGAGCGGCGCGCCGCGGCGGTCCGGGCGGTCCGCGAGCACGCCGAGCTGGAGTACGTCAACGGCGGCGGGACCGGCAGCGTCGCCGCCACCGGCGCCGACCCGTCGGTCACCGAGGTCACCGCCGGCTCCGGCCTGTACGGCCCGACCCTGTTCGACGCGTACCGCAGCTGGCGGCCCACCCCGGCGGCGTTCTTCGCGCTCTCCGTGGTCCGTCGCCCGGCGCCGCGGATCGCCACCGTGCTGGGCGGCGGCTGGATCGCCTCGGGGCCGGCGGAGGCGTCCCGGCTGCCCACGCCGTACCTGCCCGAGGGGCTCTCGTTCAAGGGCGACGAGGGTCCCGGTGAGGTGCAGACACCGCTGCGGGGCGCGGCCGCCGACCGGCTGCGCCCGGGCGACCGGGTGTGGTTCCGTCACGCCAAGGCCGGCGAGCTGTGCGAGCACGTCAACGAGTTGCAGCTGATCGACGGCGAGACAGCGGCGCCGGCCCCGACGTACCGGGGAGAGGGCCATGCCTTCCTGGGCTGA
- a CDS encoding SGNH/GDSL hydrolase family protein translates to MTTRRRVLALTGAAAAVGTLPGSPAAAAGAPGEVASWAAVATTIPPTAPLVLTDQTVRQVVRLSLGGDRLRIRLTNEFGDTPLRIGEVRVALRAGSGASTDAVPGTDRRVTFGGRGSVTVPAGAPIVSDPVALRVPGGAHLVISIHLPERTPVTTLAAFAFQDNVIAAGNVTAARHVTPSSTIQQYLFLSGVSVQAAGSAIVTLGDSITNGANTAANADHRWPDLLAARLRGVRLRRGVANVGVSGNRLLHDPNPPVGSPAVGYAAYFGQSALRRFDRDVLAQPGAAFLVVLLGVNDLGHPGTSAPPDEVVSADDLIWAHRQLIARAHQAGLRAYGATVLPFKDDTLGFYSPENERKRTALNRWIRASGEYDGVIDFDAAVRDPADPLRLNPAYDSGDHLHPNDAGMAAMAAAVPLRLFRD, encoded by the coding sequence ATGACTACCAGACGCCGGGTCCTCGCACTCACCGGTGCCGCCGCGGCCGTCGGCACGCTGCCCGGCAGCCCCGCCGCCGCGGCCGGCGCGCCCGGGGAGGTCGCCAGCTGGGCGGCCGTCGCGACCACGATCCCGCCCACCGCGCCCCTGGTCCTGACCGATCAGACGGTGCGCCAGGTGGTCCGCCTCAGCCTCGGCGGCGACCGGCTGCGGATCCGGCTCACCAACGAGTTCGGCGACACCCCGCTGCGGATCGGCGAGGTACGGGTGGCGCTGCGCGCCGGCAGCGGCGCGAGCACCGACGCCGTGCCCGGCACGGACCGCCGGGTCACCTTCGGCGGGCGCGGGTCGGTCACCGTCCCGGCCGGCGCGCCGATCGTCAGCGACCCGGTCGCGCTGCGCGTCCCCGGCGGCGCCCACCTGGTGATCAGCATCCACCTGCCGGAGCGGACCCCGGTCACCACGCTGGCCGCGTTCGCGTTCCAGGACAACGTGATCGCCGCCGGCAACGTGACGGCGGCTCGGCACGTGACGCCGAGCAGCACGATCCAGCAGTACCTGTTCCTGTCCGGAGTGAGCGTGCAGGCCGCCGGCAGCGCGATCGTCACGCTCGGCGACTCGATCACCAACGGCGCGAACACCGCCGCGAACGCCGACCACCGCTGGCCCGACCTGCTCGCCGCGCGGCTGCGCGGGGTGCGCCTGCGCCGCGGGGTGGCCAACGTCGGCGTCTCCGGCAACCGGCTGCTGCACGACCCGAACCCACCGGTCGGCAGCCCGGCTGTCGGGTATGCGGCGTACTTCGGGCAGAGCGCGCTGCGCCGCTTCGACCGGGACGTGCTCGCCCAGCCCGGCGCGGCGTTCCTGGTGGTCCTGCTCGGCGTGAATGATCTCGGGCATCCGGGGACGTCCGCGCCGCCGGACGAGGTGGTCTCGGCGGACGACCTGATCTGGGCTCACCGCCAGTTGATCGCGCGGGCGCATCAGGCCGGGCTGCGGGCGTACGGCGCGACCGTGCTGCCGTTCAAGGACGACACGCTCGGCTTCTACAGCCCGGAGAACGAGCGCAAGCGGACCGCGCTGAACCGGTGGATCCGCGCCTCCGGCGAGTACGACGGGGTGATCGACTTCGACGCGGCGGTGCGGGATCCGGCCGATCCGCTCCGGCTGAACCCCGCCTACGACAGCGGCGACCACCTGCACCCGAACGACGCCGGGATGGCCGCGATGGCGGCCGCCGTGCCGCTGCGGTTGTTCCGCGATTAG